The Clostridioides sp. ES-S-0010-02 genome window below encodes:
- a CDS encoding helix-turn-helix transcriptional regulator — MKTKVREFRTNMSLTQQQLADLVHVSNRTIISIEKEQYSPSLMLAYRMAQVFGITIEELCCLKENKEMEDKKHEGKE, encoded by the coding sequence ATGAAAACAAAAGTGCGAGAATTTCGAACAAATATGAGTTTAACACAGCAACAACTTGCTGATTTAGTCCATGTATCAAACAGAACAATTATTTCTATTGAAAAAGAGCAATATAGTCCTTCTCTTATGCTTGCTTATCGTATGGCACAAGTGTTTGGTATAACTATTGAAGAACTATGTTGTTTAAAAGAAAATAAAGAAATGGAGGACAAAAAACATGAAGGTAAAGAATAG
- a CDS encoding DUF2829 domain-containing protein, with product MYPFFVIKNTLNSFNTWVPSVSDIFAEDWEVIRGE from the coding sequence ATTTATCCATTCTTTGTAATAAAAAACACATTAAATTCTTTTAATACATGGGTTCCAAGTGTAAGTGATATATTTGCAGAGGATTGGGAAGTAATAAGAGGAGAATGA
- a CDS encoding EAL domain-containing protein — protein sequence MNRHNIEIILNQIKTNIYITDIHTNKIIFMNENMKEEYSILVPEGKVCWEVLYPEKNIPCSCCKISELLASNKKGVSIKWYEKCNKLNRVFENYDSLITWYDGTTVHIHQSIDITNSIDLNKQLKIDEFCHVSDNDEKKENFEYLNISRDKFDYDSTLLYDALIRGTDEYIYICNFKTGVFRYSPSQVELFDLPGEIVENPLEYWKKIVHPEDWNRFYKSNMEIGKDYMDYHTVEFRAKNRSGEYIWLKCKGQLMRDEFGEPSIFAGIMTQLGKQNKIDPLTQLLNYYEFMSVFEEKLSNPMIEKLCIMLLNIDDFKNVNEIYDRAFGDNIIKTLAQSIKSILPGNAELYKLDGDEMGILVDNVEENDIRILYEQIQNLIIHLHLWRKYGLNITISTGCAIYPKHGDTVKELYKYASYSLQYAKEHGKNKLVFFSEKILKNKMHSLEMMWELKASINDNFRGFSLRFQPQVDTQSHKIIGVEALLRWTNQKGEAISPLEFIPILEENDMINDVGAWVLRMALRTCSDWIDYNPLFTVSVNISAVQILEETFIEDVIKIISEESFPYQNLVLELTESHTVQNMSILQDKFEILQCLGIRIAMDDFGTGYSSLEILKFSPIDIVKIDRVFVKDILKSKFDATFIRFIVAICHDVGIRVCLEGVETQEEYDLVKQMKPDYIQGYFFGKPQTAREILAILKLDI from the coding sequence ATGAACAGACATAACATTGAAATTATATTAAATCAGATAAAGACTAATATATATATTACAGATATTCATACTAATAAAATTATTTTTATGAATGAAAATATGAAAGAAGAATACAGTATTTTAGTTCCAGAAGGAAAAGTCTGTTGGGAAGTATTATATCCCGAAAAAAATATTCCTTGCAGTTGTTGTAAGATTTCAGAATTACTAGCGAGCAATAAAAAAGGAGTATCAATAAAATGGTATGAAAAATGTAATAAGTTAAATAGAGTTTTTGAGAATTATGATAGTTTAATTACATGGTATGATGGGACAACTGTTCATATACATCAATCTATAGATATTACAAACTCTATAGATTTAAACAAACAACTTAAGATTGATGAGTTTTGTCACGTATCAGATAACGATGAAAAAAAAGAGAACTTTGAGTATTTAAATATATCAAGAGATAAATTTGATTATGATTCCACTTTACTTTATGATGCTCTTATTAGAGGTACAGATGAATATATATATATATGTAACTTCAAAACAGGAGTATTTCGATATTCACCATCACAAGTTGAATTATTTGATTTACCAGGAGAAATTGTGGAAAATCCACTTGAATATTGGAAAAAAATTGTACATCCAGAGGACTGGAATCGTTTTTATAAGTCAAATATGGAAATAGGTAAAGATTATATGGATTATCATACAGTTGAATTTAGAGCTAAAAATCGTAGTGGAGAATATATATGGTTAAAGTGTAAAGGCCAATTAATGCGTGATGAATTTGGAGAGCCAAGTATTTTTGCAGGAATTATGACGCAGTTAGGTAAACAAAATAAGATTGACCCATTAACACAGTTATTGAACTACTATGAGTTTATGAGTGTATTTGAAGAAAAACTTTCAAATCCCATGATTGAAAAATTATGCATAATGCTACTAAATATTGATGACTTTAAGAATGTTAATGAGATATATGATAGAGCCTTTGGAGATAACATAATAAAAACTTTAGCACAATCTATAAAATCTATTTTGCCAGGTAATGCTGAACTTTATAAACTTGATGGTGATGAAATGGGAATTCTTGTTGATAATGTTGAAGAAAATGACATTCGAATTCTATATGAACAAATACAGAATTTGATTATACATCTTCACTTGTGGAGAAAATATGGATTAAATATAACAATTTCTACTGGATGTGCTATATATCCAAAGCATGGAGATACAGTAAAAGAACTTTATAAATATGCTAGCTATTCTTTACAGTATGCTAAAGAACATGGAAAGAATAAACTTGTTTTTTTCTCTGAAAAAATCTTGAAAAATAAAATGCATTCATTGGAAATGATGTGGGAGTTGAAAGCATCAATTAATGATAATTTTCGAGGATTTAGTCTTAGATTTCAGCCACAAGTAGACACGCAAAGTCATAAAATAATAGGTGTAGAAGCACTTTTAAGATGGACTAACCAAAAAGGTGAAGCAATTTCTCCTTTAGAATTTATTCCAATTTTGGAAGAAAATGACATGATAAATGATGTGGGAGCATGGGTACTTCGAATGGCATTACGTACTTGTAGTGATTGGATTGATTATAATCCTCTTTTTACAGTAAGCGTAAATATTTCAGCTGTACAAATATTAGAGGAGACGTTTATTGAGGATGTAATTAAAATTATATCTGAGGAAAGTTTTCCTTATCAAAATCTTGTATTAGAGTTGACAGAAAGTCATACAGTACAAAATATGAGTATTTTACAAGATAAGTTTGAAATTCTACAATGTTTAGGAATTCGTATTGCTATGGATGATTTTGGTACAGGGTACTCTTCTTTAGAGATTTTAAAATTTTCTCCAATAGATATAGTTAAAATTGATAGAGTATTTGTCAAAGACATATTAAAAAGTAAGTTTGATGCTACATTCATACGATTTATTGTTGCAATTTGTCATGATGTAGGCATAAGAGTGTGTTTAGAAGGAGTAGAAACACAGGAGGAGTATGATTTAGTTAAGCAAATGAAACCAGATTACATACAGGGATATTTTTTTGGAAAGCCGCAAACAGCAAGAGAAATTTTAGCTATTTTAAAATTAGATATCTAA
- a CDS encoding DUF2935 domain-containing protein, producing MIDNQKYVILSLELHLFFSRIMKEHSLFLEAGFTPNDYNLALEADHYKKQFEELLSYAVSASNGVIRPDILYSEEIVTSHTLNAEKKTEEFTGIEINQNITTRELNLQSGVNPQVSQDLVNYVAQLNSDSLKLLDGLINLKERVLDGVLSCNLFTSNYPLLIEHIIHEANLYRSYVIDLENKIDIDSKDFKEIELFWDQIMMEHALFIRGLLDPSENELINTSNEFAAKFKELIEEANKMNDATINSMTDKTLDETVEFKDFKEAGVSGIEECKIKSIILPLLADHVLREANHYIRILENYKNM from the coding sequence ATGATAGATAATCAAAAATATGTTATTTTATCACTTGAATTACACTTATTTTTTTCAAGAATCATGAAAGAGCATTCTCTTTTTTTGGAAGCAGGATTCACACCTAATGATTACAATCTTGCTCTAGAAGCTGACCACTATAAAAAGCAATTTGAGGAATTATTATCATATGCTGTTAGTGCTAGCAATGGTGTAATTAGACCTGATATATTATATTCAGAAGAAATTGTCACTAGTCATACATTGAATGCAGAAAAAAAGACAGAGGAATTTACAGGAATAGAAATAAATCAAAACATAACCACAAGAGAATTAAATTTACAAAGTGGTGTAAATCCACAGGTTAGCCAAGATTTAGTAAATTATGTAGCTCAGCTTAACTCAGATTCACTAAAGTTACTTGATGGACTTATTAATCTAAAGGAAAGAGTTCTAGATGGAGTGCTATCATGCAATCTATTTACCTCAAATTACCCTCTACTTATTGAACATATAATACATGAAGCTAACTTATATCGTTCCTATGTAATTGACCTAGAAAATAAAATAGATATTGATTCAAAAGATTTTAAAGAGATAGAATTATTTTGGGATCAAATTATGATGGAGCATGCATTGTTTATAAGAGGATTACTTGACCCATCTGAAAATGAACTAATCAATACTTCAAACGAATTTGCTGCAAAATTTAAGGAATTAATAGAAGAAGCAAATAAAATGAATGATGCTACTATAAATAGTATGACAGATAAAACTCTAGATGAAACAGTTGAATTCAAAGATTTTAAAGAGGCTGGAGTATCTGGAATAGAAGAATGTAAAATAAAATCTATAATATTGCCACTTTTAGCAGACCATGTGTTAAGAGAAGCCAATCATTATATCAGAATATTGGAAAACTACAAAAATATGTAA
- a CDS encoding lactate utilization protein translates to MIRQTPLEKRYDKLGPNIVTALKKRYFDAYYCKTKNDALQQILDLIPQNHTVSWGGSETLKEMGVQIAVKNKGYKVIDRDLAKSPEERTEIMRQALLCDTFLMSSNAISEDGQLFNIDGNGNRVAAMIFGPKNVIVVAGMNKIVKNIGDAIQRTRTIAAPAVVQRFQDVNTPCYINGSCIDCTSPESICAYMVTTRISRPANKIKVILVGENLGL, encoded by the coding sequence ATGATAAGACAAACACCATTAGAAAAACGTTACGATAAGTTAGGTCCAAACATCGTTACAGCTCTTAAAAAACGCTATTTTGATGCTTATTACTGTAAAACTAAAAACGATGCTTTACAACAAATTTTAGATTTAATTCCTCAAAATCATACAGTCTCATGGGGAGGTTCTGAAACTCTTAAGGAAATGGGTGTACAAATTGCTGTTAAAAATAAAGGATATAAAGTTATTGATAGGGATTTGGCAAAAAGTCCAGAAGAAAGAACAGAAATTATGCGTCAAGCACTTCTATGTGATACTTTTTTAATGAGTAGTAATGCTATTAGTGAAGATGGTCAGCTTTTTAATATTGATGGGAATGGAAATCGTGTAGCTGCAATGATTTTTGGACCAAAAAATGTTATAGTTGTTGCTGGCATGAATAAGATTGTAAAAAATATTGGTGATGCAATACAAAGAACTAGAACAATTGCTGCACCAGCAGTTGTACAGCGTTTTCAAGATGTTAATACTCCTTGCTATATTAATGGTAGTTGTATAGATTGCACAAGTCCTGAAAGTATTTGTGCATATATGGTAACTACAAGAATCAGTCGTCCAGCAAATAAGATAAAAGTAATATTAGTTGGAGAAAATCTTGGTCTATAA
- a CDS encoding creatininase family protein, which yields MNYNLLTLSWEDILNLDKEKLVVFVGIAPIEEHGRHLPIGVDIYETDEWINLAINKLDSILPSYCYGKLPIIPLGFADMGTFPGNIHISRELIYKIIYSTLKNIVKWGVKNIVVISAHADPLHTIAIEQACKSINKEYGIISIAPMGSIFNCEQKGILRKFSNSIKEKIKLFPNDFHAGWIETSNMLSLYPELVNDNYQERPDISIQDNEMMNIQKVINTIKNEGHIGFPKEASEELGVELNNDIGEQIYIATHNFILRSNYEKYMNHPLYHVPNLKLKI from the coding sequence ATGAATTATAACTTACTTACTCTTTCATGGGAAGATATTTTGAATTTAGACAAAGAAAAACTAGTAGTATTTGTTGGTATAGCTCCAATTGAGGAACATGGTAGACATTTACCAATAGGTGTGGATATTTATGAAACAGATGAATGGATTAACCTTGCAATTAATAAACTAGACTCAATTTTACCTAGCTATTGTTATGGAAAACTGCCTATAATACCTTTGGGCTTTGCAGATATGGGAACTTTCCCAGGTAATATTCATATTAGCCGTGAATTAATTTACAAAATAATTTATAGTACATTAAAGAACATAGTCAAATGGGGTGTTAAAAATATCGTTGTTATATCTGCTCATGCTGACCCACTACATACAATTGCTATAGAACAAGCCTGTAAATCAATCAACAAAGAATATGGCATAATTTCCATTGCACCTATGGGTTCAATTTTTAATTGCGAACAAAAGGGAATCTTAAGAAAATTTTCTAATTCTATTAAAGAAAAAATCAAATTATTTCCAAATGATTTTCACGCAGGCTGGATTGAAACATCTAATATGTTATCACTCTATCCAGAATTAGTAAATGATAATTACCAAGAACGCCCTGATATATCTATTCAAGATAACGAAATGATGAACATCCAAAAAGTTATCAATACAATTAAAAATGAAGGTCATATTGGATTTCCTAAAGAGGCAAGTGAAGAATTGGGAGTTGAACTAAACAATGACATTGGAGAACAAATATACATAGCTACACATAATTTTATTCTTCGTTCTAATTATGAAAAATATATGAATCATCCTTTATATCATGTCCCAAACTTAAAACTTAAAATTTAA
- a CDS encoding TlpA family protein disulfide reductase has translation MKRFFVLVLGCVFVLGILSGCSKKESKPIDTSEKNSEWFFNLETKDVDGNKVTKEVFSSKDLTLINVWTTWCGPCVGEMPELEALSKEYASNNSNVAIKGLVVEVDGADMKTGLSDEERDLVKDIMKKSNATYQQLTVSEGLKKTDFKRIIEFPTTYFVDKNGKFVGDKVAGANSKEEWKKIIDERLKMVKSNE, from the coding sequence ATGAAAAGGTTTTTTGTATTAGTTTTGGGATGTGTTTTTGTTTTAGGTATACTTTCTGGTTGTAGTAAAAAAGAGTCTAAGCCTATAGACACAAGCGAAAAGAATAGTGAATGGTTTTTTAATCTAGAAACAAAAGATGTAGATGGAAATAAGGTAACAAAGGAGGTGTTTTCAAGTAAAGACCTTACTCTTATTAATGTTTGGACTACCTGGTGTGGTCCATGTGTAGGTGAGATGCCAGAACTTGAAGCTTTATCAAAAGAATATGCAAGTAATAATTCAAATGTAGCTATAAAGGGATTAGTTGTAGAAGTGGATGGAGCTGATATGAAAACTGGTCTTTCTGATGAAGAGAGAGACTTAGTTAAAGATATTATGAAAAAATCAAATGCTACCTATCAACAATTAACAGTATCTGAAGGTTTGAAAAAGACTGATTTTAAAAGAATTATAGAGTTTCCAACAACTTATTTTGTAGACAAGAACGGGAAATTTGTAGGTGACAAAGTTGCAGGTGCAAATAGCAAAGAAGAATGGAAAAAAATTATAGATGAAAGATTAAAGATGGTAAAAAGTAATGAGTAA
- a CDS encoding MATE family efflux transporter, whose product MENLFTRKFTTFEFLKFVSPAIISMVFISLYTIIDGIFVSTLVGSDALASINIVLPIINLVCGFGIMMATGGGAIVSIRMGENRQDEANSTFSFIVLFSLIIGILFTIISYFFVKEISILLGATDKLLPYCITYGKVMILCTPFYILKFIFEYFTRTDGNSKFSLFLSVIGGVTNIILDYVFIKYFGMGLLGAAVATAIGIILTCILGIAYFLSSKSTLKLKKPKTDFRLIRDTMINGSSEMVTELSTGITTFLFNIVALRLAGETGLAALTIVLYAHFLMTSVYLGFAAGVSPLISYNFGAENSDKLKETFKHSLKFIFVSSILVFIVALVFAPLIVRVFVNPDNEVFGLALQGLKIFAFAFLFVGINIFASGFFTAFHNGKISAIISFSRAFVFVIIGIVILPPILHLNGLWLTVPFAEIITIFISILFIKKYKSKYKY is encoded by the coding sequence ATGGAAAATTTATTTACAAGAAAATTCACTACTTTTGAATTTCTGAAATTTGTTTCTCCTGCAATTATATCCATGGTATTTATATCTTTATACACAATAATAGATGGTATATTTGTGTCAACATTAGTTGGCTCAGATGCTCTTGCTAGTATAAATATTGTACTACCCATAATCAACCTTGTTTGTGGTTTTGGAATAATGATGGCAACTGGTGGAGGAGCTATAGTTTCTATACGTATGGGGGAAAATAGACAAGATGAAGCCAATTCTACATTTTCTTTTATAGTTTTATTTTCATTGATTATTGGAATTTTATTCACAATAATCTCGTATTTTTTTGTCAAAGAAATATCTATTTTACTTGGAGCAACAGATAAACTACTACCTTATTGTATAACTTATGGTAAGGTTATGATTTTATGTACACCTTTTTATATTTTAAAATTTATATTTGAATATTTTACAAGAACTGATGGAAACTCTAAATTTAGTTTATTTCTATCAGTAATTGGAGGTGTAACAAATATAATATTAGATTATGTGTTTATTAAATATTTTGGAATGGGTCTTCTAGGTGCTGCGGTTGCAACTGCTATAGGTATCATTTTAACTTGTATTTTAGGTATAGCCTACTTCTTATCAAGTAAGTCTACATTAAAATTAAAAAAACCAAAAACTGATTTTAGACTTATAAGAGATACAATGATAAATGGTTCTTCTGAAATGGTTACAGAATTATCTACAGGAATTACAACATTCTTATTTAATATAGTTGCTTTAAGATTAGCAGGAGAAACTGGACTTGCAGCTCTTACTATAGTACTTTATGCTCACTTTTTGATGACATCGGTTTATCTAGGTTTTGCTGCTGGAGTATCACCATTGATAAGTTATAATTTTGGTGCTGAAAATAGTGATAAGTTAAAAGAAACATTTAAGCATTCTTTAAAATTTATATTTGTTTCTTCTATTTTAGTTTTTATTGTAGCTTTAGTTTTTGCACCACTTATTGTTAGAGTTTTTGTAAATCCTGATAATGAGGTATTTGGTTTAGCTTTACAAGGTCTAAAAATATTTGCTTTTGCTTTTTTATTTGTTGGTATAAATATATTTGCATCAGGATTTTTCACAGCATTTCACAACGGAAAAATTTCAGCTATTATATCTTTTAGTCGTGCCTTTGTTTTTGTAATTATAGGAATTGTAATTCTTCCTCCTATATTGCATCTAAATGGATTATGGCTTACTGTTCCATTTGCTGAAATTATAACTATATTTATATCTATATTGTTTATAAAAAAATATAAGAGTAAATATAAGTATTAG
- a CDS encoding ABC transporter permease translates to MNELRPYMKFFNKNTKTYIILFLVIGVFLNVLPLIIVNFANLPREDLSSFTTPLLNYISILIFVYGISIVNKDFSGALSIRADRKNCIKAIILTLIILAFVLSIVSIVLIFLSKLSIELITGYKVDMLALLKQDLIWTSIPMIIKSSTTNMPLAYLNYFINLCISEICIGLIGALLGAFTYRVRKATSFTILIGLPILILIYVVNFAIKHMQKMITYLDKIIILFENPSILLGLKVGTIFVCIALIILLLRRAPIKDYANDLL, encoded by the coding sequence TTGAATGAATTAAGACCATATATGAAATTTTTTAATAAAAATACAAAAACGTATATAATTTTATTTTTGGTAATAGGTGTTTTTTTAAATGTTTTACCACTTATTATTGTAAATTTTGCTAATTTACCTAGAGAAGACTTATCTTCATTTACAACTCCACTTTTAAACTATATAAGTATACTAATATTTGTATATGGAATATCTATAGTAAATAAAGATTTTTCAGGTGCTTTAAGTATAAGGGCAGATAGAAAGAATTGTATAAAAGCTATTATACTAACTTTAATTATTTTAGCCTTTGTTCTTTCTATTGTAAGTATAGTTTTGATATTTTTATCAAAGTTATCTATTGAGCTTATAACTGGTTATAAGGTAGATATGTTAGCTTTACTGAAACAAGATTTAATTTGGACCTCTATACCCATGATAATAAAATCATCAACAACAAATATGCCACTAGCTTATTTAAATTATTTTATAAATTTATGTATTAGTGAAATATGTATAGGTTTGATAGGCGCTTTATTGGGTGCTTTTACGTATAGGGTTAGAAAAGCTACAAGCTTTACCATATTAATAGGACTACCAATATTGATATTAATTTATGTAGTTAATTTTGCAATTAAACATATGCAAAAAATGATTACATATTTAGATAAAATTATTATTTTATTTGAAAATCCTTCTATTTTATTAGGGTTAAAAGTAGGAACTATATTTGTTTGTATAGCCTTAATAATATTACTACTTAGAAGAGCTCCAATTAAGGATTATGCAAATGATTTATTATAA
- a CDS encoding ABC transporter ATP-binding protein: MSNSIRIKNLSHSFKKQKIFDNVSLNFEENKIYGLLGKNGAGKTTLLNIIVNQLIQSEGDIEISGKNIKEDLKVLEDICIVREKEFYNSDFKVGQIFEFSSSFYKNYDKALEEKLCKYFDLNIKKKYRQLSRGMKTILSNIIGICSNSAITIFDEPTIGLDAVNRQEFYNVILDNYIKNPRTIIISTHLIDEIDDLLEHVIILNEGKIIIDEDIDTIKQKAHYITGSREEVEKLEAIRNVKPKKSFGNTVAYFYYGDFNKNDENILKNSNIDVGYIGLQDMFVSMTKKEVL, encoded by the coding sequence ATGAGTAACTCTATTAGGATAAAAAATTTGTCTCATAGCTTCAAAAAACAAAAGATTTTTGATAATGTATCTCTGAATTTTGAAGAAAATAAAATATATGGTTTATTAGGAAAAAATGGTGCTGGGAAAACTACATTATTGAATATAATAGTAAATCAATTAATTCAAAGTGAAGGAGATATAGAAATTTCAGGAAAAAATATAAAAGAAGATTTAAAAGTATTGGAAGATATTTGTATTGTAAGAGAAAAAGAATTTTATAATTCAGACTTTAAGGTAGGTCAGATATTTGAGTTTTCTTCTAGCTTCTATAAAAATTATGATAAGGCATTAGAAGAAAAACTATGTAAATATTTTGATTTAAATATAAAGAAAAAGTATAGACAATTGTCTAGGGGAATGAAGACTATACTTTCAAATATAATAGGAATTTGTTCCAATTCAGCTATTACTATATTTGATGAACCAACAATTGGTCTAGATGCAGTAAACAGGCAAGAATTTTATAATGTAATCTTAGATAATTATATAAAAAATCCAAGAACGATAATAATATCAACTCATTTGATTGATGAAATAGATGATTTATTAGAGCATGTAATAATATTAAATGAAGGTAAGATTATTATAGATGAAGATATTGATACTATAAAACAAAAAGCTCATTATATTACTGGAAGCAGAGAAGAAGTAGAAAAATTAGAAGCAATAAGAAATGTAAAGCCTAAAAAATCATTTGGAAATACAGTTGCCTATTTTTACTATGGTGACTTTAATAAAAACGATGAAAATATACTTAAAAATTCAAATATAGATGTAGGATATATAGGATTACAAGATATGTTTGTAAGTATGACTAAAAAGGAGGTTTTGTAA
- a CDS encoding GntR family transcriptional regulator: MKLILNNEEPIFIQIARAIEDEILSDGIKEEEQVPSTTELSKLYKINPATVLKGINTLVDKNILYKKRGIGMFVSEGARSIIKEVRKENFKNNFIKNLLQEADKLEINREELVDIIINFKGE; encoded by the coding sequence ATGAAATTAATATTAAATAATGAAGAACCCATATTTATTCAGATAGCACGAGCAATTGAAGATGAAATACTATCAGATGGAATAAAAGAAGAAGAGCAGGTTCCATCAACAACTGAACTTTCAAAGCTTTATAAAATTAATCCTGCTACAGTCTTGAAAGGAATAAATACATTAGTTGATAAGAATATTTTATACAAGAAGAGAGGGATAGGAATGTTTGTATCAGAGGGGGCAAGAAGTATAATAAAAGAAGTTAGGAAAGAAAACTTTAAAAATAATTTTATAAAAAATCTACTTCAAGAAGCAGATAAATTAGAAATAAACAGAGAAGAATTAGTTGATATTATAATAAATTTTAAGGGGGAGTAA
- the deoC gene encoding deoxyribose-phosphate aldolase, translated as MKHILKTVDHTILKATTTWEDIKILCDEAINMNVASVCIPPSYVKRAVEYLNSKIKVCTVIGFPLGYQTTATKVFEAEDAIKNGADEVDMVVNISDIKNGDYEKIENEIKEIKAIIGDKILKVIIETCYLEEYEKVKMCEIVTVSGADFIKTSTGMGTGGATLEDIKLMKEHVGETVKIKAAGGVKSISDAEKFIEAGAERLGTSSICKILKNEDITGY; from the coding sequence ATGAAACACATATTAAAAACAGTAGACCATACTATTTTAAAGGCTACAACGACATGGGAAGATATTAAGATTTTATGTGATGAGGCTATAAACATGAATGTAGCATCAGTTTGTATACCACCATCATATGTAAAAAGAGCAGTAGAATATTTAAATAGTAAAATAAAGGTATGCACAGTAATAGGATTTCCCCTAGGATATCAAACTACTGCAACAAAGGTATTTGAAGCTGAAGATGCAATTAAAAATGGAGCAGATGAAGTTGATATGGTTGTAAATATTTCAGATATTAAAAATGGGGACTATGAGAAGATAGAAAATGAGATAAAAGAAATAAAAGCAATTATTGGAGATAAAATATTAAAAGTTATTATAGAAACATGTTATTTAGAGGAATATGAAAAAGTAAAGATGTGTGAGATAGTAACAGTGTCTGGTGCAGATTTTATAAAGACATCTACTGGAATGGGAACAGGTGGAGCTACTTTAGAAGATATAAAGCTTATGAAAGAGCATGTTGGAGAAACTGTTAAGATAAAGGCTGCTGGAGGTGTTAAATCGATTTCTGATGCAGAAAAATTTATAGAGGCAGGTGCTGAAAGATTAGGTACTAGTTCAATATGTAAAATATTAAAAAATGAAGACATAACAGGTTATTAA